The DNA window GTGACTAACGTTAGACGAAGATTTACCGCCGATTGATTTTTTAGTCCCTGAAGTGTTATTATTGGTGGTTGTACGATTTGTGTGTTGATTATTATCGTCGTTGTTATTTAATTTATTTTCATTAACGTTTGCAGCAGTTTCAACTTCAGATGTTGCAGGATTTACGGGTTGCATATCGGAAGGCTGAACAGATTGCTGATTCTTGCTAATATCATTTAACGCCAAAAGCGGTTGCTCGTTGTTTGAGCTGCCGCTTTGTGTGTAATACACTACACCAAGAGTTAAGATTAATGCTATCGATGAGAGGAAAAATATCCATTTAGGCCTGTTATTGCTACGCGAGGCATCAATCATGGCGCGGGCCTTTTCCCAGTTTTGTTCATCAAACGGAAACTCCGCATTATCGAGCTTCTGCTTTAGGTGTTGTTCGAATTCGTGTAAATCCTTTTTCATAATTCTATTTTATACGGTGCAACAATGTTTTCGAGCATTTCTTTTAATTTGGTGCGTGCCGAGTTAAGGTGCCATTTAGAGGTCCCCTCTTCAATACTTAACATTTCGGCAATTTCTTTATGCGAATAGCCATCCACCACAAACAAGTTAAAAACCTGTTGTGCCATAGGCGGCAGTTTGGTAATTAATTCGTGGATTTTTGCTGTATTGATACGATCGAGAGCTGAATTTAACTCGGCATACTCGCTGTTATCATAATACTCCTCCACATAATCAATCACCTCACTTTGTTTTTTGTTTTTTCTGTACTCATCAATCAGCGTATTAATCATAATGCGTCTGATCCATGCCTTAAACGGAATTTCTTCCTTGTATTTATCGAGGTTATTCAGGATTTTAAGAAAGCCTACATTAAGGATTTCCTTTGCCAAATCCTGATTGCGTGTATAACGCACGCAAATACTCATTAAATAACTATAGGTTAGTTTGTACAGTTCATATTCAGACCTTCTGTTTCGGCTAATACAATCCTTTATCAGTTGAGGCTGAATGTTCATTCCTTGAATTCAATTAAATAACTGTACGAGTAATAACGCCAAAAGGTTGGGACGTATTACTAATTAATAACTAAGTTATCAATTAATCTGATTTTTCCGACAAAACAGGCTATTAAAATGATTGATGAGGCCTTGATAGTTAGGGAATTAAGCGGTAATAACGTATTAGCATCACAAACTTCAAAATAATCAGGATTGTAAAGAGGATTATGGCTTAACGTTTCTAAAACGTATTTTTTGACAGATTCAATAGGTTCAGCGTTATTTAGTCTGGTTTGAGCCTCCTGCATTAATTGAGGGATTAAGGATGCCGCTTTGCGTTCTTGTTCATTTAGTAGCATATTTCTTGAACTCATAGCCAAACCATCGCTCTCACGCAAAATAGGACAAGCAATAATCTCAATAGAGTAGTTCTGAATCTCACACAGCTTTTTTATGATAGCGACTTGCTGGTAGTCCTTTAATCCGAAAAAAGCTTTATGAGGTTTTACAATGTCAAACAAGCGACTCACCACTTGTCCGACCCCGTTAAAATGCCCTGCACGGTGTTTGCCTTCCAAAACTTTATCTAAATGCCCAAAATCAAAAACGCGGGTGTCAGTTTCCGGATAAATATCCATCACCTCCGGCATATAAAGCAAATGGCAGCCTGCTTTTTCGAGCATAGCCGCGTCTTTTTCGGGCATACGAGGGTAGCGCTCCAGATCGGCCTTATCATTAAACTGGGTTGGATTTACAAATATGCTGCAAACTGTAAAATCGCTTTGTTTTAATGAATTTTCGATTAAGGAAATGTGCCCGGAATGCAAGGCACCCATAGTAGGCACAAAACCAATAATTTTCCCATTTTCTCTTTGCTTGTCAAGAATGGGCATTAATTCGGCCTTATTTCGTATAATAATCATTAAAAAACGGGCTAAAGCTACAATTTACTTTGAAATTTGGGGATTTTTTTATTAATTTTGTATACTAATCAAAACCCCCATACAATTATGAAGAAAGCTAAAGTGCTTTTCGTGTCGCAGGAGATTACCCCTTATTTAGACGAGACGTATGTAGGTAAAATTTCGAGGAAATTACCGCAAGGAATTCAGGAACGAGGTAAAGAAATCAGAACATTTATGCCTAAGTACGGCTGTATCAATGAGCGCCGTCACCAATTACACGAAGTAATTCGCCTATCGGGGATGAACTTAGTGATTAACGATGTTGACCATCCGCTAATCATTAAAGTTGCTTCCATCCCTAGTGCACGTATGCAGGTGTATTTTATTGATAATGAAGAGTTTTTCCAACGCAAATCAATATTAACCGATAAAACCAGCGGAAAATATTTTGATGACAACGATGAGCGCGCTATGTTTTTTGTGCGTGGTGTTGTTGAAACCGTTAAAAAATTAGGCTGGGCCCCGGATGTTATCCATTGCCATGGTTGGTTTACTTCATTAATGCCTCTTTACATTAAGAAATATTATGCCGAGGATCCATTATTTGCAGATACTAAAATAGTAGTGTCTATTTATGATGAAGAATTCCCAAAAGCATTAAATAAAAAATTAGTGGATAAGTTAGGACATGATGGCTTCACTAAGAAAGACCTTAAGTCTATTGCAGAAGAAGCGAATTATGTGAATTTTGTAAAGCAATCACTTGATTTTGCAGATGGTATTATTCAGGGAAGCGAAACAATTAACGCCGAACTTGAAAAGTGTATTAAAAAATCAGGAAAACCATTCCTAACCTTTAAAAACGAAACTGAGTACATGGATGCATGTAACGATTTCTACGACATGGTTCTGGAAGAAGTGAATGTATAAAATTAAAGGCCCCTCAAAAAGGGGCTTTTTTATTGCTTTTAACTCACAAATTCTATTTCATAAAATAATTTAATTTAATTGGCGTTTATAGTTTAACTGACTTAGTTTTTACTACTTTTGAAACCTAATAAATTATAATACGCTTTGAAGTTGAAATTCATACACGCTTTCGTCCTGATTCTAATCATTGCCTTTTTATCTTGTAAAAAGAAACAGAATACAACTTTAGGAACAGATGTTCAGCCTGAAATTGATGAACTGAATATTGAAATTTCAGACACATCCACTATTCAGGCTCATACGATTATTCATCAAAGATCACGTTCATTTCAGGATCAATTCAAATACCTTGGCTCTAACCAGGATCCCGTTTTTGGCCGCACTAATGCGAGTGTATATACCAATATTTCTTTACCAAATAACGTTTCAAATATTTCTTTTGGGGAAGATGCCGTTTTAGATTCGGCAGAGATTATTGTGGCGTTTACACAAAATTTCATTGGCGATAGCACAAACGCTTTGTATTATCAGGTTCATCAGCTTACACAAACAATGAGCAAAGATTCATCGTACTATATGGATCAAAATTTAACGTATAATACTTTGCCTTTAGGAAGCGCGTGGCGTAGGATCAGTAAAACAGGAAGTTATTATTCAATTAAAATTCCGGTAGATGCCGCTTTTGCATCGGCCATGATCACCAACTCACAATATTTAATCGATAATGCTACTTTTCAATCTGTTTACAAAGGTTTTTACATTACCACAAAAAGCACCAACAATTTAAATCCAACTTCCAAACCGGGAGCTTTGTTGAAAATAGATTTGGATAATGGTATTTCGGGTATGTACGTTTATTATCACAACGGTTCTTCACCTGCCTCTAAAGAGCCTAAGCAATACCGTTTTCCTTTTAGTGGCAGTAATTCGTCTCGCTTCAATAACATCGAATACATTTATTCTTCCGGAGCAAACAGTTTATTGGTGCAACAAATTGCTGATAAAGATTCCGCAAAAGGAAAACAAAATTTATTTTTGAAAGGGACAGGCGGAACTAAAGTTGTTTATCGGTTACCGTACTTGAAAAATTACGCCGATTCTTGTCCCATTTCAGTGAACCGTGCCGAAGTTGTTTTAAAAGTAGACCAAAGTTTTTTAGCGGCCATTGGCACATACGAACCTCCTTCTTATCTTTCTTTGGTAGCACTTGATGCATCCGGAAATGAAATTTATGTAAAAGATCAATATTACACTGCCGATTTAACCCGTTACGGTGGAGCATATAATCCGGTAGCTAAGGAATACGTTTTCAATATCGCGCGACATGTTCAGGATATTATGAGTGGTAAATTGGAAAACCACGGATTTAATTTAGTGGTGGCAAATACCAGTTTACTTCAAGTGGCGCGTCGTGATAATAAAGGCGAGCGTGTTGTTTTGGGCGGAATAAACAGTGCTTATAAACCAACTTTCAAACTACACTTCGTAAGATTGCCTTACGACAAATAATGCATGTGCGGTATATTAGCATATTATAACCGCAATGGCATCAATGGCGAAAAGCTAAATCAATCTTTATCGGCTTTAAAAAAAATCAAACATCGCGGACCCGATGGAGAAGGAGTGACTTTAATCAATTCCAAAACCGGCGACTATCGGGTTTTATTAACCGACGAAACACCTCCCGGTAATTTTAAAAATACAATCTCGTTAAACGAAGCTAAAGACTTTTCATTTGATTTATTGTTGGGTCACCGTCGTTTAAGCATCATAGATTTAACAGCTAACGGTCATCAGCCAATGACAGATGAGGCGGGTAATTGGATAGTGTTTAACGGAGAGGTGTATAATTACCTCGAACTTCGTGAAGAATTAAAAAGTGAAGGTTGTGTTTTTAAAACCGAATCGGATACCGAAGTCATTTTAGCGGCTTACCGTGTTTGGGGAAATGACTGTGTGAAAAAATTCAACGGCATGTTCGCCATCGTGTTGTTTGATAAAAAGAAGCAACAGTTGTTTGTGGTGAATGATCGTTACGGCGTAAAACCCTTATATCTTTTTAAAGATGAACATTCCTTAATTTATGTTTCCGAATTAAAACAATTAAAGGAATACAAAATAAATCTAAGCACTAACAGCAATGCTGTGAATGTTTTTTTACAAGAGCATTACATTAACTACAATTGCGAAACATTTTACAAGGAGGTTAGTCGACACAAACCCTCATCGTATGCAAAAGTATCTTTAGAAAATCGAATTGAAATCAGTGAAACCGCTTATTATGATGTATCACTTCATAACAACTTGAATTGTACACTTAATGATGCAAAAGAACAGTTTCGTGATTTATTACTAAGTGCGATTCGCTTACGCATGCGCAGTGATGTTCCGGTGGGCTTTTCAAGTTCAGGCGGATTAGATTCGAGTGCTATTCTTTATTTATCACATAAGATTTTAAGCGATTTGAACCTTAGTTCCAATGTAAATACTTTTTCAGCCATATTTCCCGGTGAGGAAGGTGATGAATCTTATTTTATTAAATTGGTAGAAAAGGATTTAAAAGTAAAATCTTTCTATGTAAATCCTGTTGAAGAATTTTCAATCGAAGATTTTGAGAAGCATATTTATCATCAGGATGAGCCTGTATTAACTACGGCATTTTACGCTGGCTGGAGTGTAGCACGCTTGGCACGTAAGCAAAATGTTACCGTGTTAATGGTAGGGCAGGGAGCCGATGAAATTTTAGCAGGCTATCATCATCACTTTTATCGTTATTCACGGCAATTGATTTTGGGCGGACATATCCTAAAGTATTTATCGGAATTGAAAAAATACGCCGAAATAAAAGGCATGGATTCCAATAAGCTGCATCATCTTATTTTAAATGATGTTAAGCTGGCCTTTAAGTTTAAATTGGGAATTGCTAAAACAGGAGGCGTACTTTCCGATAAATGGAACAAAGCCAATAAGCTGATTGAGCTATTAAAAACCGATTTAACCGAAACCAATATTCCTTTTTATTTAAGGGCTGACGACAGAAATTCAATGGCTTTTCATATTGAATCCCGTCATCCGTTTCTGGATTACAGATTAGTTGATTTTTGTTATAGTTTGCCGGATAGTATGAAAATCAATGATGGCTGGCAAAAGTATCTACTGCGCGAATCGATTGATACCATGCATCCTGAAATCAGATATAGAAAGGATAAAAAAGGCTATACTACCCCTCAAAACAAATGGCTTAATTTATATAAAAGTGATTTCGAAAAATATTTGAAATTTATACCTGAAACATACAATCTTTCAAACGTGAAGGATCCATTTTTAAAGTATGCTTTAGGAGCATGGTTTAAAGTGAATAACTAAACTAACTTTCCTCTTTTAATAACTTTGCAATTTATTCATAAAAATCGCGTTAAGATTGTGGATTTTTATAGGTAAATGCCAAAAAAGCTCCTGATAGTTTCTTATACTTTTCCTCCAACTTCCGGGATTGGTGGAAGACGATGGGCAAAGTTTGCTAAGTATCTGAAAAGAAAAGGATATGACTTAACGGTATTAGCTGCCGATATTTCGTCTGAACAAAAATCTGAATGGACATCCGACATCGATGGATTGAACATTGAACGCATTCCTACCAATTATCCAAGTATTGTTTCCAATCCGCAGCCCGGATTGATAAACAAATTCAAATACTTTGCCACCATTAAAAAATTACAATTACTCGTTAAAGGAAACTACTTTGATAGAACAGCGCTTTGGAAAGAATCTGTACAAAGTAAAATTTCTGATTTAATAAAATCCAGAGGCATTAATTGTGTGATTGTCACCGGAGGACCATTTCAATTAACGCATCACGTAAGCTCACTAAAACCGAAGTTTCCAAATGTAAAATTCATTGTTGATTTCCGGGACTTGTGGACTCAGGATTCTGAAATTACTTTTTTTTCAGTAATGCCACAGAGTCGTAAAGCTCTAGAGCTGGAAATGGAAAAGCAAACTGTTCAATGGGCGGATCAGGTGATCACTACCATGGAAAGTATGTCGGATTACTATTCCAATTTAACCGATAGAAATAAAATTCATACCATTACAAATGGTTTTGATAAAGATGATTTTTCTGACTTAAAGAATACTGAACGTGATAACAAGGATGAAATAATTTTTACCTACGCCGGAACGCTTTATTTGAATTTGCACTATGTATTGGATCCTTTTTTAGCGGCCATAGGAAAAATTAAAACCGAAAAGCCTGATTTGTATAAAAAAATTAAATTTAATTTTATCGGGAAGTTTCCTTCAGAATACGTGGATTATATAAACCAATATAACATCAAAGAGGCGATTTGTATCAAAGGAAATAAACCACTGCGTGAGGTTTTATCCGAAATAAAAAAATCAGATTATTGCCTGCTTGTTCTCAACGATGTGTACAGTTTCAATTTAAGTACTAAATTTTTTGAATACATCGCGATGAAGAGAAAAGTAGTAGTTCTTTCAAATAAAGGAACTGCCCCAGAATTCATAGTAGGTAACAATTTAGGATACTGGATTAATCCGAGTGATGCCTTTAAAAATCTTACGGATATAATTAATAAGCGATTAACCGGCGAATCGCAAATTTGGAATTCAACATACGATATCGAACAATATTCACTCGAATCGTTAACAGATAAATTAATAAAGGTAATTGAAGCGTAATTTAAGATGGCAAATAAAAAAATTCTGGTTGTTGTAGGTACTCGCCCTAATTTTATCAAAGTGACTCAATTTAAAAGGGTAGCACAACAAAAAAATAGTGAACTTAAAATAGTACACACCGGTCAGCATTTCGATGATAAAATGGCGGATGTGTTTTTCCGACAATTTAATTTAGTACCCGATTTCTTTTTAAATATTCCGCAAAACTTATCGAGAGAAGAATTAATTCAAACCATTTCCAAAGAATTAATTCAACTCATGCAAACGCAATTTAAGCCCGATTTGCTAGTTGTGGTAGGTGATGTTAATTCAACCCTGGCAGGAGCTCTGGCCGGTAAATCATTGAACATAAAGTTAGCGCACGTTGAAAGTGGTTTGAGAAGTAATGACTTAACCATGCCTGAAGAAATTAACCGGATTGAGACGGATAAAATAACCGACTACTTCTTTGTAACCGAACAAAGCGGATTAGATAATTTAAAAGCTGATGGAGTAAAAAGTGAAAACATATTCTTTGTCGGCAATACCATGATAGATACCATGGTGGCTTTTAAAAATGAAATTGAAGCTTCACCGGTATTAGAGGATTTAAATCTGAAAAGCAAAGCATTTGTATTAATGACTATGCATCGCCCGGCTACTGTTGACAGTAAAGAAGGTTTGGATAAATTGTTACAGATTTTAAAGGAAGTCAACAAAACATACAAAATACTTTTTCCGGTACACCCGCGTACTACAAAGAATATAGAGTTGCACGGTCTTAAAAAAGACTTTGAAAGTTTAAGCGGATTAATTTTCACACCGCCGCTCGATTACTTCGCTTTTCAGAAATTAATTAAGCACAGTAAATTTATTTTAACTGACAGTGGTGGCATTCAGGAGGAATCCACATTCGTTCAAATACCTTGTTTAACATTACGACCAAACACCGAACGACCTGTGACGTGCACCATTGGCACTAATACATTAATTCCTTTTGATGTACAGGTGGTATTAGAATATATCAACACCATCGAAAAAGGAACGTATAAAAAAGGCGATATTCCTCCCTTATGGGATGGAAAAGCAACCGAACGAATATTTGAAGCCATTTCCAAACTGTAATGATCAATAAGCAAAACGATAAAGTTTCTGAGTTAAGCGGTTTTCTATACGAAGGAAAACAAGCAGAGCCTCAGTTTATCGTTTTGGTTAATAAGAAAAGTAATCGTTTAAGTTACGTTTGTGATTTTGTTTTTCATCAAGCGCTTTTATGTAACTATGTGATTACCGATAATAGCAGTGATTTCAAATCATCCAAACTTAATAAAGTCAATTATACTTCATTTGAAATCGAAGGTAGTTTTCATATACAGCCTTCCGGTTTTATAGATAGAGTAGTCGTGGAAGAAACACCACCACCAATAAAATCGCATAATAATATTCCTTATTTTTTTCCGCAACAAAGCGGCGATATGTCCTTTGATGTTTTTTCCGCCGTGTTTTATTTTATTTCTCGCTATGAAGAATGGCAAAAATTCGTAAAGGATATACACGGAAGATTTGAAGAAAGGAATTCTATTTTATATAAGTTATCGGCTTTAAAGAAACCTGTAGTGGATATTTGGCTAGAAGAATTTAAAACAGCCTTAAGAAATAAATTTTCCAAAGTAATTTTTTCAAAACGTGAATTTAAATTCATCTCTACCATCGATGTCGATAATCTCTATGCGTTTAAAGGAAAACCGTTCTTTCGCAATGCCGGAGGAGCCATAAAAGATCTAATGCGTTTAAATACTTCCATGTTTATGGCTAGATTGGCATCTGTGTTATTTGGTAAGAAAGATCCATTTGATAAATATGAAGAGCAAATTAAATTAGCAAATGAAACCGGAACCCCGCTTATTTATTTCTTTCTTTACAAAAACAATACAGAGTTCGATCGGACCATTCGTCCGGGTCATCCGTTATTCCTACAACTGTTTGATAAGTTAAAGCTGGAAAAGATAAGTTTCGGCATACATCCTTCTTATTTTTCATCCGACACTAATGATGGCATTAAAACCGAAACAGATTTATTAAGCGAACATTCTAAACAAAATACCATTTTGTCGCGGCAGCATTATTTGCGTTTTAATATTAAAACAACGCCACAGTATTTAGAAGCAGCCGGCATACAGTTTGATTTTACGATGGGCTTCGCTTCCGCTTCCGGATTCAGGGCGGGTACCACTTTACCATTTTATTATTACAACTTCGAGCGAGAGGAAGTCTTAAAAGTAATGGCTGTGCCTTTTGCTTTAATGGATGGGGCTTATTATATATACGCTAACGCTAAAATTGAGGAAGCCAAACAAGAGATTGAATTGCTGATAGAAGAGACAAAAAAAGTAAACGGACTCTTCGTCACAGTATTTCACGAACGGAGTTTTGCCGAGCAATTATACCCCGGATGGCGCCGTTTATATAGCCAAATTCACCACCTGATAAAATAGCGGAAATCTGTTTTTTAAATCCCTCATTTAATGCTATTTTTGCTTTATGTCATTTAAATTAAAAATAGTATCAGCATTTTGTTTAGTTGCCGTTATTTTCAACAGCTGCAAAAACGAGCTTAATATATTAGCCCCATACAAAGAATCTATTTCGGTTTATGCGATTTTAAATCCGCAGGAAACCCGTAATTACGTTAGAATAAACCGCATATTTTTAGGCGAAGGAAACTCCTTTCAAATGGCGCAGGTTAACGACTCCATCAATTATAAAAAAGGAGAATTAACAGTTACCTTAGAACGCTATGATAATGGCGCATTAGCTTTAACCACTGTAGGAAATCCAACGAAAAAATTAATTACTCTTAATGATACGGTGATTCAAACACAATCCGGTGTTTTTAATACTAACCAGCGTTTATTTTATACCGATGATAAATTATACACCTGGGGCGATTACAAATTAACTATCACCAATAATAAAACGGGGAATGTATTTACATCAAAAGGAGCCATCATTGATAGCGTTAAGCCATTTCCGTTTCCGCCAATAGCACCGCCATATTATCCGGTAGCGTATAATCCAAGTAATCCGTCTTCGTATTACATCGACTTTTCATTACCAACGGTTAATCGCACTGTTCGTTTTAATTCAATTCCCGGTGCACGCGATTATGATCTTATCATGCGCTTTCATTATGCCGATTCTTTGAACACCGGCGCATTGGTTCCAAAATATATAGATTATAATTTCCCAACGGTTTCATCAACGGATTTAAGCGGTGGCGAACAACTAGCTTTAACATTTACTTCCGGTGAATTTTATAGTTTTTTAGTGAGTAAACTAAATGCTGATGAACCTTCGAACTTATTGTTTAGAAAAATTATTAAAGTAGACTTTATTGTTATTGCAGGCGCTCAGGATTTTGTTGACTTCTTAAAAATCAGCGCTCCATCAACTTCAGTAGCCCAGGATAAACCGGTTTATTCCAATATAGAAGGAGGCTTCGGTATTTTCAGCAGCCGTTCACGTTTACACGTTTCAAAACAAATTTCAGTAAGTTGGATTGATTATATGGCTACTACCAAACCAACCTGCAACCTGAGATTTTTGAAGAGCGATGGCAATGTTTCTGCCATTTGTAACTAATGTCAATTTGCCTTAAAACCAAGGCTTTACTGTCAAAATTAGTGTCCTTTTTTAACATTCTGCCAGCCTGTCAGAAAAATAAGCCTATTCGGGCTTTGGCATAACTATTGACTATATAAAGGAAAAACTTTAGAACTATGGCAAAAATAATTGGAATAGACCTAGGAACCACCAACAGCTGCGTAGCAGTAATGGAAGGTAACGAATCAGTTGTTATAGCTAACAACGAAGGCAAACGCACAACTCCATCTGTAGTGGCATTTGTGGAAGGTGGCGAGCGCAAAGTAGGAGACCCTGCAAAGCGCCAGGCTATCACCAACCCTCGTAAAACTGTTTACTCTATTAAACGTTTTATGGGACAAACTTATGATGAAGTAACAAAAGAAATCGCACGCGTACCGTATGCAGTGGTAAAAGGTGACAACAACACACCTCGCGTTCAAATCGACGATAGAAAATATACGCCGCAAGAAATCTCTGCTATCATCTTACAAAAGATGAAGAAAACAGCCGAAGATTATTTGGGGACAGAAGTTACCGAAGCTGTTATTACAGTTCCTGCTTACTTTAACGACGCGCAACGTCAGGCTACCAAAGAAGCCGGAGAAATTGCAGGCTTAAAAGTAAAACGTATCATCAACGAACCAACTGCTGCAGCTTTAGCTTATGGCCTTGATAAAAAAGGTAAAGACATGAAGATTGTAGTGTTCGACTGCGGTGGTGGTACACACGACGTTTCAGTACTTGAATTAGGTGACGGTGTATTTGAAGTAAAATCAACCGATGGTGATACACACTTGGGTGGTGACGACTTCGATCAAGTTATCATCGATTGGTTAGCAGATGAATTCAAAAAAGAAGAAGGTGTAGATTTACGTCAGGACCCAATGGCTTTACAGCGTTTAAAAGAAGCGGCAGAAAAAGCTAAGATTGAATTATCAAGTACCACATCATCAGAAATCAACTTGCCTTACATCATGCCGGTAAACGGAATTCCTAAACACTTAGTGAAATCCTTAAGCCGTGCAAAATTTGAGCAATTAGCCGACAGTTTAATTCAGCGCACCATTGAGCCTTGTCGCTCAGCTTTAAAAAACGCGGGATTAAGCACCTCTGATATCAACGAAATTATATTAGTAGGAGGTTCTACTCGTATTCCTGCGGTACAAGCAGCAGTAGAAAAATTCTTCGGTAAAGCACCAAGCAAAGGTGTGAACCCGGATGAAGTAGTAGCTTTAGGTGCAGCAATTCAAGGTGGAGTTTTAA is part of the Bacteroidota bacterium genome and encodes:
- the dnaK gene encoding molecular chaperone DnaK, whose amino-acid sequence is MAKIIGIDLGTTNSCVAVMEGNESVVIANNEGKRTTPSVVAFVEGGERKVGDPAKRQAITNPRKTVYSIKRFMGQTYDEVTKEIARVPYAVVKGDNNTPRVQIDDRKYTPQEISAIILQKMKKTAEDYLGTEVTEAVITVPAYFNDAQRQATKEAGEIAGLKVKRIINEPTAAALAYGLDKKGKDMKIVVFDCGGGTHDVSVLELGDGVFEVKSTDGDTHLGGDDFDQVIIDWLADEFKKEEGVDLRQDPMALQRLKEAAEKAKIELSSTTSSEINLPYIMPVNGIPKHLVKSLSRAKFEQLADSLIQRTIEPCRSALKNAGLSTSDINEIILVGGSTRIPAVQAAVEKFFGKAPSKGVNPDEVVALGAAIQGGVLTGEVKDVLLLDVTPLSLGIETYGGVFTKLIESNTTIPTKKSETFSTASDNQPSVQLHVLQGERPMAKDNRTIGQFNLDGIMPAPRGVPQIEVTFDIDANGILSVSAKDKATGKAQNIRIEASSGLSKEEIDKMKREAEANADADAKAKEEIEKLNQADAMIFQTEKQMKEYGDKIPAEKKAPIESALADLKAAHAAKDMAKVEAGLAALNTAWTAASQEMYEAMNQNQQQGGGETNQQQQQGANGNGDNVQDVNYEEVK